The DNA sequence GCAAGGCTTTCATGAGACAACAATCATCCAGAAAAACCCAGGCATAGGAACAAagggaaaacacaaatatatgaCAGATCTGTCAGTTAGTTGCAGATTGGGCAGGAAAACTGTTAATATGCTTCAAAAAGATATCCGTTAGTTTGTGTCTGAAACAATTAAAAGGCATGTGATACAGAAGGAGTCAAACATTCAAAAGAATAGTATAGTGGGTGAACCGGGGACAAAGAAAATACCAAGTATAAAAGGCAGGGACAAAGAAGTAGTAGACAACTGACATCAAGATTGATTACTTTGATATTACTGTCTGCTGAGATGCAATATTGTTTGAAATCCTTTGTTTCATGGCATTAATGGTTTTAGCATGCTTCTTTAAGGTGATAGTTATTTTGGATAAAAGATGATGAAAAATCAGTCTAGAAAAaactatattaaatatatataaaattttgcGATACAAAATAAAGTTGAGACAATTTAGTTTCTTGTATTGCAATATTGAAGGCACGTAGTTTTCGAGGACATTGAAAGCAGTTACCACTTCACTAGTCTGGCTGttcctgtggtgtgtgtgtgtgtgtgttatatgaatggatttttttaatgtctAGAAAAAGGCTTTTAACCTTTTGCTCATtggaagtttctgctgctgcttaaCTTAACTAAAATTGATCGTAAAACTTACCGGTTAACAGAAACAAggtgaaaatgtccaaagtgATGAACTGGTTAAAAAGTCACTTACATTTTCTGTAGTTTGGATTTGAATGTTTTTGGTGACTACTGGATACCAAGGGCCATaattacagaaagttcctaaCTGGTAGATCCTATCCTAAttgcttggtaaccatggtgaTAAAGCttaggaactgatttaggaaaaaggccactacagattaacagttcctaagtcaacgttcctttcctaactttagttaggatttgcttctgtaatactaATAATCTTAGACACCTCCTATCTTAATTTAAGACTTAAGATAGGACCTTTCTGTAATACGGCTCCATAACCCTATCTTGACCATTCTGGGTGTTCTACCAACTTGGAAGCAGATCTAAAATAAATCTAGCCATTGAACCCCAACCCATGTCATAGTGGAAATATATAGCAGAACTACTTCTAAGCACTGAAATGTCATTAGTGTACTGAGCACTTCACCTACTCGTTAATGAGCTCCCATGATCCTGTTGAGTTTGTATTCTCGGAGAACAAGACGTGTTGACACAAACTGAGCTAATAATTTGTCCACACTGTTCCTTTGGCAGGCTACCCCACATATAAAGAGAAGGTCAAAAAAAGACCAGGAGGTCGTCCAGAGGTCATTTACAACTACGTCCAGAGACCCTTCATCCGCATGTCCTGGGAAAAGGAAGAGGGTAAAAGTCGCCATGTAGACTTCCAGTGTGTAAAGTCCAAGTCCATCACCAACctggcggcagcagcagcagacatcCCCCAGGACCAGCTGGTGGTGATGCACCCTGGCCCCCAGGTGGATGAACTGGACATCCTGCCTAATCACCCACCTAGTGGGAATCACTACAGTAACAACTACAGCAACGAGCCTGACCCTGATGCACCTTCACCTGCTGTCTGAGGGCACGCTGGTCCTCTTTCAATGCCTCTGCCCCTCTCCTACTCCTCTAGTCCTACTCCCAGCATGCTGCAGCATGGAGCGCCAGGGGCACCATAACCATATTGCCTTGACACCTCCTTTGCAGCCTTAGAGCCTCAAGATCCTGGTTGACtgtagaaaaagaaacacaagggGCATAAGTCTGGTGAAAGGAAGAGTtcactattattttcattttgttttttacttgaccaaaggaatttatttttctgttagGGGGAAAAATTGTTAAACagttattattaacattattatttacaatGTTATTGTACCTTCATTTGATGGGTTTGGCTAAGCACTGTTGTGGTGTCACTGTTTTCTCACAGGTTTCGTTTAACTGATAAGATTGATTTTGATTCTCTCGGGTGGCCTAACTACTAAATGTCATTTAGGGGGGAAGAATACAAGACTTGCTATTGAAAAAATACAACTTTCTAATCATGGAGAAAATCGGTTATCACCACATAGTGTCATGATCTCCAGTTGAATGCTCAGATATcttgtaagaaaaaaaattgttgttaTTGGGTATGTAGTCATTGGCTGGATTTGATATGTGATGTTATGCTCCTCCTGCAGCCAAGATATTAAGCAGAGCACAGGCTGTTGTGGTCAGAATCTTTTGTGCAAAGCTTGAAattgttgttaaaaaataaaaacaaaatcatcaaataaagacatcaaaataacatttttgtatATTTGATCTTTGATTCTAAAACCTGATGTGATGAATAAGAAAGGAAGTAAGTGAACAGTGATGTACACTCGAGAGGCACAACTTAACCAGAATGCACTGCGTTCCATTATTTCCTTTGCACAGTGAATAAAAGATCAAGTGAGGTGCAGATACTTGTGCTGCCGGTATGCATTTGCCACCAAGGGAATATTAATTTCCAGAGAGTCCAGCAACAATCCGACCAAAGAGAGCAAAAATAGCTTTTATCAATGGATCTGCCCTAGACTACATCTAGACACAGTGAAAACCTAGCAATTAAAACATAATACAACTATGTTTAAGGACAGATTAAATGATTTTTCCAGTTAATGCAGAAGCTAAAACcaaatggtaaaaagaaatttAGTAATGCAAGAATAAATTAGAGAGCTTTATGTCCTTACCTAATCATTTAAACAAATCAAGACCAGCAAGAGCTAAATGACTGCACTGGAAAACTTACAGAGAAACCTCACATGAAGAAATATCTTTTTCTACTCTTTGAGTATTTTTCTGACCCCAGGGTTACTTATCCTTTTCCTTCTATACTTCTTCCTTATGGCAGAGAAACATTTCTTTGTTCAATATATCACAATGTCTCTGCACTCTATAATATGGCTGGTACTGCAACGCCTTCTTTTGATTTTGAAGATTGATAATTAACTCTCTCAGTCCGAAACATAGCCCCAAGTCAAGGCTGAAGAGAGTAGCAGAGCGGCCACTTGATCCAAGTCACCACATGGTGCTGAGTTGGATCAAGTGTCGAAGGAAGTCAGTGGTCAGACCTGCTTTCCCAATGAAAACACCCTACCTCCACTATTGAGCCATGTCCTTCGCTCTTGGGCTTCCTCTTCCTCGTCTGCAGGTGTGTCCGCAGGTATCCTATACATGAACTGTCATCACACCAGTTTCAAGTCTTGACCTCCTTGAGCTTATCCCGAAGACTAAAGCCCAGAGTACTCAGCATAAACCTCTTGTGCAGTCTCCAGTCCTTCAAAAACATCTTCTTCAGCCTCACTTGATGTTGCCACCTCCAGAGGCACAGACACCACAGGTGAAGCGGCCTCCTCGAACACCTTCTGGGCCTCTGGGTATACAGTACGCATGTCCATCCTTTCACCAGTtaaaggtaaacaaacatggaattatttataaaatcaaccaatttataatattttatatctcacttttaaattttttgtttgttgtttgcaaGGTGTTCCATTTAAAAATTTCCACTCCCACCTGACCCTGAATTGTCACTCTGCAAGTTGCCACTTTTTTGAAATATGGTTACATAATATCTTGAGGTAGCTGTCAACATCTGTCAGGCAATGTACACACAATGTACAATGTCCTACACATTCAGTGTAATGGGACACCCCCTCCAATTTCTGTCATCTGATGTGAGATTTTAAAGAGccttaaacattttaaagttttaaaaacacCTATCAGTACGGCACCTGCTTtgttatcattttaaatgatcAATATTAGTCAGGAGATGGTTATACCTCTGCATCTCCAACAGTTCCTTTGCAATCATTCGCCCAATCTTCCTGGCGCCCGCCCTCGTGCTACCATGAATTCCAGGCCCTGTTTGGAGAACCGGCCTCCCTTCACCTGAAACAAGACAAAGCTCTGAGATGTGTTATGTGCTGCTTTGCTTTGAATTGATATTAAACATACATATAGGAGAGGGCTGTCTCATTGTCACCTGACATCAGTACAGTGGCCATTGTGTTTTTGGGGGCAGCAGGCTGATGATGGGTTCTCTCAGGTCTTGTACCTGAAGGACTTTTTTTGtcaaagaaaaaagacagaaaataaaagaggaaaTAGGACTGTGTATCATATCATATCTCTAAATATTAACTGAACTGCTTAACCTACAGTagtcatacagtatatttgctAAACAGCAGCCACTGAAGGAAATCTTTATTTATGTGAAGCCAATGCTAGCTGCTAGTAgatctagggatggcaatgatGGTTGTCATCACTATTgttcagagtgaaatatcttgacaactattagatggattggatgtttacatttgtggtggagtgaaacatttcaaaagttattAGATGGACTGCAATGACATTTACAAGGGATATTCGAGGTCCCCAGAAGATACATCTTACTGACTTTGGGGATCCTCCTGCTTTTCCTTTAGTGTCACTGCCATGTCAAACCTTTGCTGTGCTATACCTCAACATCTATGTGATAGGTTGccataaaatttggtacagacattcatggttcccacaAGATGTCTTTTAATGACACTTGTGAAgtacttttcctctagtgccaccagaAGGTTAAAACTTTTACCATATCCTTTTTTATTGAAACATTTTGACAGCTAATTGATGCTTTGCGTGAACTTTGGTGCACACAGTtgtggtccccagaggatgactTATAATGTTTATGATCTCGTTTCTTATCATGTAGCGCCAACAACTGgtcaaaattaaatgtttttccaatactttggtttaagACCAAATGCCTGCAAAACTAACAACATGTCATCAGTCTCAGCTCTACTTCAGTGCAAATTAGCCagtgtttgcatgctaacacaaTGAACCACCTGCTacacctgcttaacatcagcattgtcattgtgagcatggcAGCACGTTGATGTGAGCATTTAGATCAAATACAGCCTCAAGCTGCTACAATGGGTGTAGATTACTAGTCTTGTTAAAGTACAAGATCTGCatctataaaatataataaacacatatcccaacaaataaaataataaaactatattaTAAGTCTGGGTAGCAATTGAGtactttacaataaaaaaagccACTACATAACATACACTACATAACATAACACTAGAAACAGCAAATAAAGACTTGTCATACAATAGGTTGATACAACatgatattatattttaaattggaaAAGGACAGTTTTACTTACATGACTACAGTATTGGTAGCGACAATGTACTCCACCTCTTTGGTCCAAGGGTTCATAAAACTGAACCAGTGGCTTGTTAGTGTGATGAATGAgccatcttttatttttaacttgtaGCAGTTTGTATTGATCTTCTCTCTCATCTGCAGCACTTACAGCAGACAGCGACAGAGGGGGGACAAGGACAGGCAATGGATGAACTGTCCACAGGTAAGATGAATTGCAACACTATTTTCAGCAGATCAAACCACCACAATAGTGTAATCACTGTAGGTGGAGAAAAGGCCCCCCTTTTTGTAGGATGCATACCTTGCCTGTGAGATTCTGCTAAATGAGCAATATCATCTTCATGAATGTATTCGTAAAATGAAGTTCCCAGCAGCTCATGAGGTAAATAAGACAAAATGGCAGTGGCCCTTGAATAGAAAATAAGCATATTCACTCACaattttattatcttttaatatattttagcaATATTGGGTAATTTATTGATCATGAAATGAAACTAAGCATTACTAATTGAAACATGATTTAtgagatgtgtgtgtacatgatgCGCACACAAACATTACATTCAACATTATTCAGATGTATTGGCATGAAATCAGACAAAGTGGTAAATGTTCTCACCTTTGATCTACAAAGAGAAACTTCCCGTCGATAGCATGACGTGAAACAAACTCCATGGGCTTGACCTTGACATGATTCTGCACTGGCTGAGAAACAGTGTGGGGATGTAACCGACCAACAGCCACCAGGCAGCTTAAATTACATAATACATCATTATCCGGCTCATTATTTTCATCCAGATCCACCTCAGTGGGGGACCAGCCTTTTAAGTAACCAGTGCTGTGAATGGTGCAGAAGCCATTATGATCTGCTGTGAACAAACGTTTTCAAAAATGATAAGTAATACTAATGTGTGAGCATCAGACTTTGACTACTCAGCAGAACACAAGATGTAAGACATTGCAGCCAATAAGTGAGGGATGCTACCGTTATTTTTTGAGCAGCTTGATGGAAAATCTTCATTTTCTATATTTCCATTGCACTTCATCCTGCAGAAAAATGAGCGTCTCACCCCAGAACAAAGTCTTAAAGAACTTGGGTTGATATCTGTCTTCAGGAAAGGAccacctgaaaaacaaacatttaaaaaaaggtaattCTGGATATGGcagtttaattttattgtaCTATACGACAGCACACACCAGTACCTACCTGTGCCAAAGTATAGGTACATGGTAAAAAGACAAGATGTTTGAAGATAGAATGGTTACAATATTGTGTTtaagagaaatataaaaaataattacactCTGCATaccaattaaaataataacagtatTATAAGCACAGGGTTATAACAAAACTGGAAGTGTGTAATACAAATAGTGTAACATTCTTGATATTTCCTGGAAGTTATAAAGTTTTTTCTAACTTATAAGTTATAGACTTTGGCTGACGTTAAGAGTGCAGTACGAGGTGCTCTTGCTTTTATTGTGGATTACTTTTTGCATGGATGATTTTCTCTTGTGGTATGGTAACCACTGAGGACAGCTGCTCCTTTACTTTGGCAATGTCTTTAGGGTGCAGATACTCAAACAGGCTCTGACCAATCAGGTCATTCTGgagacaaacagatgaaatACAGGAGAAAGGGTGACGGCGCAAGATGCAACATTATCATCTGACCATATGACACAATTCACTTTCCACAAAATACCGTTCGGTTTCAAAATAGACACTAGTGAAGTCAAAAGTAAGATTCAGAACTGTTTTCATAAATCATTTAACGTCACAAAAATATTGAACAGCACCTACCTGGCTATAATTTAGGATCTTGTATACTGAATcagaaacaaacaatattttccCTCGATCACAGTCAATAGCAAACAGAAAGCCATCAGCTGCCTGAGGACAATAGAGGAGGTAAAACAGTCATTCACAGGTTATAACATCTAAATCACCAAATCTGAAAATCATGCAGTCAGAGCTGACCCAAGGCTCTTAGTTGCACAAAAGAAGATTGCATTCATGATGTAACACAAATGTATCCACTCCCTACCCCAGGCCACCTGCCTCCCCCTCACTTTAACTGACTaattaaccttttttttgtgGGAGAGAACCACATGCTTGAACGTGGTGATCCTCATCCTGTCTGCCATACAAACCACTCCACCTGACATGTTGGTCATGATCTGATGAATCTCTAAGCTCTAAATGTAACCATCCAATTACTCTGaccatgaaaaatacattacaaataaTCACTTAATTATGTGGCTTTCATCAGCGGATGTGGCCCTACCTGACCGGACAGAACATTTGAGCTGTGGGTGAGCACTGCTATTCATTAACTGTGAGCTTTGAATAGAGAACAGCCCTGCTCAGACAATAAAGCATCTGTGAGGCTGTCACATGCCCGCTCTAAATGTCTGTACATGGCAGTTATTTGTGGGCAAGGCGATATTGAGATAAAATATAGGCGCACATTACAACAGAAACAGgaatgtaaacataaatttatttacaaaacagcCTCTGCCAACACTTCAATAATCAGGTGTTATTTATAAAGCTAGGCAAATAAAGGAGACAGTTTTTTGTCCAACAATCTCAACTCAAATAAAACCAATTCAAATTATGAGCTGGGTTGTAAGGTTGTTAGTTTTCATTCAAACTTTTACAATTTGCTCTTATAGAAGAGGGTGTTTGCTTCCACGGAGCTGTTTCTAAAGCCCGATTCAATACAACTGGATTTGcacaaaatgataaatatttttttcttttagattaaGAACAAAATCTGCATACCCTTCGTAGTAAGAGTTGCAGCTCCTCATCTGATAAGAACGCAGGTTTGTGATTAACTTCTGTGTAACAGTTCCCACCAGAACCTGCTTTTCAGAGGCAGAATGTTAATGAGGACTTTTAATATGTATTACCTTCAATCTTTAACTTTTAAAAGTGTCAGTCTCTCACCTCGTAATGTCTTCATGTGTTGGACTGCCATACGCAGGACTGAGAGTTTGTCCAGTTTGCGTGATTTAGTGTTGCATGTAGGCACTAGTGATGCCAGCTCGTCTATGAAGCGGTTCATCTTATCCCTCCGTCTcttctctgtctgactgtgAGTCCTCCTGGAACACAAAACAGTAAAGAGAGCATTTTCTTTTGCGGTTCCATACTTTCCTGGTTCATGAGAAATCAAAAGCCGCTGTGGTCACCTGGCATTCTTATTGCAGCCTTGCTGGTCACCACAGTCCCTGTAAAAATAAGATGGATTGATAAAGAGTGTTAGGTGTTGAAATAATGTTGATGTTAAAAGACATGTTTTAGACGATCACCTCAGCAGTAAAGCACTATTTTAGTCACTTTTTCATTAGATGCCGGTCTTCCATGCACCTGTTTAACAGATGCAGCAGAAATTAATTTAGGtaataaaatgcttttattgtctttgtttaAAAGTACATTGTTTTAAAGAATACACAGCACAATTAAACTGTCAAACCCTAAGAAAAATCCAGACAAGGAAATACAGTGGACAGATACAGCAGCATAATGCAgggctgacagacagacagacaaacacgaTCACACCCGGAGGCAATTTAGATTCATTAATTCAACTGATCTGAAAGTCTCTTCACTGTAGAACCAAGCTGAGATTTAAACTCAGGACCAAATGCTgaatttatgtatgtatttgtcaTACCACCAATCACTTGCAATTATCTGAAGAAAATACTCCTCTAATTCTGTTAAATTGCTGTGACGTCCAGAATGTTAAGAAGAtcaagaaaatgttgaaaacagCAAGGAGACACATTTTACCAGCCTGGAGGTGTAATGCGCAGTAGTAGTAGGAGTTTTTCCACAGACTGACTCACGGGTATACAGTGGAGCTTCCTTTCCTTTTGCGAGAGAAGTTCCTGCTGGTTGTGCCAGTGAAGCTGTTGATCAGGTTGTTTGATCGTGAGGACATGAAGCTGCTCATTGTAGATGAAGAGTCCATACTTTACCCTGTCAGTTCCATGTGGAGACGACTTTATAGAAGTACTG is a window from the Micropterus dolomieu isolate WLL.071019.BEF.003 ecotype Adirondacks linkage group LG20, ASM2129224v1, whole genome shotgun sequence genome containing:
- the arntl1b gene encoding aryl hydrocarbon receptor nuclear translocator-like 1b; this translates as MDSSSTMSSFMSSRSNNLINSFTGTTSRNFSRKRKGSSTVYPYPSYFYRDCGDQQGCNKNARRTHSQTEKRRRDKMNRFIDELASLVPTCNTKSRKLDKLSVLRMAVQHMKTLRGSGGNCYTEVNHKPAFLSDEELQLLLRRAADGFLFAIDCDRGKILFVSDSVYKILNYSQNDLIGQSLFEYLHPKDIAKVKEQLSSVVTIPQEKIIHAKSGPFLKTDINPSSLRLCSGVRRSFFCRMKCNGNIENEDFPSSCSKNNADHNGFCTIHSTGYLKGWSPTEVDLDENNEPDNDVLCNLSCLVAVGRLHPHTVSQPVQNHVKVKPMEFVSRHAIDGKFLFVDQRATAILSYLPHELLGTSFYEYIHEDDIAHLAESHRQVLQMREKINTNCYKLKIKDGSFITLTSHWFSFMNPWTKEVEYIVATNTVVIPSGTRPERTHHQPAAPKNTMATVLMSGDGEGRPVLQTGPGIHGSTRAGARKIGRMIAKELLEMQRMDMRTVYPEAQKVFEEAASPVVSVPLEVATSSEAEEDVFEGLETAQEVYAEYSGL